A single genomic interval of Microbacterium oleivorans harbors:
- a CDS encoding PfkB family carbohydrate kinase has translation MSSAEVLVLGEALVDIVETDGDVVEHVGGSPANVAVGVARLGTPVRLATRLGRDARGERVAEHVRSSGAEIVEGSWTTTPTDTARARIRPDGSAEYEFAVAGVVPPAFDTDVALVHTGSIALFLDPGGETCLAALEAARGRAIVTVDPNIRPALVGARETALARFARAAAAADLVKLSDEDAAWLWPHAEPVEVLETVAALGPRAVVITRGGDGAIGRGADGAVVEVPGVAVAVADTIGAGDSFMASLIATLVERGVPEDAPALEHAMAVAARAASITVSRAGANPPTRAELAA, from the coding sequence ATGAGCTCTGCTGAGGTGCTGGTGCTGGGCGAGGCGTTGGTCGACATCGTCGAGACGGACGGCGACGTCGTCGAGCACGTCGGCGGGAGCCCCGCCAACGTCGCGGTGGGGGTCGCGCGCCTGGGCACGCCGGTTCGCCTCGCGACGCGGCTCGGTCGCGACGCGCGGGGTGAGCGAGTGGCCGAGCACGTCCGCTCGTCCGGTGCCGAGATCGTCGAGGGTTCGTGGACGACGACCCCGACCGACACCGCCCGCGCGCGCATCCGACCCGACGGTTCGGCGGAGTACGAGTTCGCCGTGGCGGGCGTCGTGCCCCCGGCGTTCGACACCGACGTCGCGCTCGTCCACACCGGCTCGATCGCGCTCTTCCTCGACCCGGGGGGCGAGACCTGCCTGGCGGCCCTCGAGGCCGCACGCGGGCGCGCGATCGTGACGGTCGACCCCAACATCCGTCCCGCACTCGTGGGCGCGCGCGAGACGGCGCTGGCCCGGTTCGCCCGCGCCGCGGCCGCCGCCGATCTCGTCAAGCTCAGCGACGAGGATGCCGCGTGGCTGTGGCCGCACGCGGAGCCCGTCGAGGTGCTCGAGACCGTGGCGGCGCTCGGCCCCCGGGCCGTCGTCATCACCCGCGGCGGCGACGGCGCGATCGGACGCGGCGCCGACGGGGCCGTCGTCGAGGTGCCCGGGGTGGCGGTGGCCGTCGCCGACACGATCGGTGCCGGCGATTCGTTCATGGCGAGCCTCATCGCGACGCTCGTCGAGCGCGGCGTGCCCGAGGATGCCCCAGCGCTCGAGCACGCGATGGCCGTGGCGGCCCGTGCTGCGTCGATCACGGTGTCGCGGGCGGGCGCGAACCCGCCGACGCGCGCCGAGCTGGCGGCCTGA